In the Malaya genurostris strain Urasoe2022 chromosome 1, Malgen_1.1, whole genome shotgun sequence genome, one interval contains:
- the LOC131439214 gene encoding uncharacterized protein LOC131439214: MEFMATGGGPNKLIQLSELEEQAIQLCGLINTVDGIGCLSQGVPDKENVESGSELSDENIIEPTISVQCHANKRQSARDLLELQITQQKEFHMAVETLLTATNKKIDDFVHYQRQSAKAMQSINSTLTEQINEQKRHNMEMEKLKLQKLELKRKMLDMQIDYVNKSQ, translated from the coding sequence ATGGAGTTTATGGCAACCGGAGGAGGACCGAATAAGCTCATTCAGCTTTCTGAATTGGAAGAGCAAGCGATTCAACTTTGCGGCCTGATAAACACGGTTGATGGAATTGGTTGCTTATCACAAGGTGTCCCAGACAAAGAGAATGTCGAATCCGGCAGCGAGTTATCCGATGAAAACATTATTGAGCCAACTATTTCAGTACAATGTCATGCGAACAAACGTCAGTCGGCGAGAGATCTGTTGGAACTTCAAATTACACAGCAAAAGGAGTTTCATATGGCTGTTGAAACCTTACTTACggcaacaaataaaaaaattgacgaTTTTGTTCATTACCAACGCCAATCTGCAAAAGCAATGCAATCTATAAATTCAACTCTTACGGAAcagataaacgaacaaaaacgaCACAACATGGAGATGGAAAAACTGAAACTACAGAAACTAGAGCTGAAAAGGAAAATGCTTGATATGCAAATCGACTACGTAAATAAGTcccaataa